A single genomic interval of Pyrus communis chromosome 7, drPyrComm1.1, whole genome shotgun sequence harbors:
- the LOC137739447 gene encoding protein FAR-RED IMPAIRED RESPONSE 1 isoform X2 translates to MDRNQNLGETVVDGPEKMSGGAVNENMNMVAVAEEVQNRGGGVITSPEKDVQVFEGEADFEPCNGIEFESHEAAYSFYQEYAKSMGFTTSIKNSRRSKKSKEFIDAKFACSRYGVTPESDSGTSRRPTVKKTDCKASMHVKRRADGKWIIHEFIKEHNHELLPALAYHFRIHRNVKLAEKNNIDILHAVSERTRKMYVEMSRHSGGYQSTGFPQADTNYQFDKCRDLSLDLGDAQVLLEYFKRIQKENPNFFYAIDLNEEQRLRNLFWVDAKSRSDYKSFNDVVSFDTSYIKINDKLPFAPFVGVNNHFQSMLLGCALVADDTKSTFVWLLKTWLRAMGGQGPKVIITDQDQTLKAAIGEVFPDARHCFSLWSILEKIPETLAHVIKRHDNFLSKFNECIFKSSTDEQFVLRWWEMVNSFELQDDEWIRLLYDDRNRWVPTYIGDTFLAGMCTPQRSESMNSFFDKYIHKKISLREFVKQYGTILQNRYEEESIADFDTWHKQPALKSPSPWEKQMSTVYTHAVFKKFQVEVLGVVGCQPRKEHEDGPTTTFRVQDCEKDEYFMVAWNETKSEVFCSCHLFEYKGFLCRHTLIVLQMCGLSSIPSHYILKRWTKDAKIRQSMVEETERVQTRVQRYNDLCKRAIELSEEGSSSEETYNVALRTLVEALKNCVNVNNSNGTVIEFSGTVHGIREAEEENQGIPTAKAIRKRNTNRKRKVPAKQDGVLVESQDSLQQMENLSSDGIALNGYYGAQQNVHGLVQLNLMEPPHDSYYVNQQSMQGLGQLNSIAPNHDGFFGAQQSIHGMLDFRPSSSFNYSLQDDPHLRSSQLHDDASRHS, encoded by the exons ATGGATAGAAATcaaaatttgggtgaaacagTGGTGGATGGTCCAGAAAAAATGAGTGGTGGTGCAgtaaatgaaaatatgaatatgGTTGCTGTTGCGGAAGAAGTGCAGAATAGAGGTGGTGGAGTCATTACTTCTCCCGAGAAGGACGTTCAAGTGTTTGAGGGTGAAGCAGATTTTGAACCTTGTAATGGCATTGAATTCGAATCGCATGAGGCAGCATACTCATTTTATCAAGAATATGCCAAGTCTATGGGATTCACTACTTCAATCAAAAACAGCCGGCGCTCAAAGAAATCAAAGGAATTTATTGATGCCAAATTTGCATGTTCAAGATATGGAGTCACTCCAGAATCAGATAGTGGGACTAGTCGTCGACCAACTGTGAAAAAGACAGATTGCAAAGCCAGCATGCATGTGAAGAGAAGGGCAGATGGAAAGTGGATtattcatgaattcataaagGAGCATAATCATGAGCTTTTACCTGCTCTGGCATATCATTTTCGGATTCATAGGAATGTAAAGTTAGCTGAAAAGAATAATATTGACATTTTGCATGCAGTTAGTGAACGGACAAGAAAGATGTATGTTGAAATGTCTAGACACTCTGGTGGGTACCAAAGTACTGGGTTTCCTCAGGCTGACACAAACTATCAGTTTGATAAGTGCCGGGACTTGAGTCTGGATTTGGGAGATGCTCAGGTACTGCTTGAATACTTTAAGCGTATCCAGAAGGAGAATCCTAACTTCTTCTATGCTATAGATTTGAATGAAGAGCAGCGTCTGAGAAATTTGTTTTGGGTTGATGCAAAAAGTCGGAGTGATTACAAGAGTTTTAACGATGTTGTCTCTTTTGATACTTCTTACATCAAAATAAACGATAAGTTGCCATTTGCTCCTTTTGTTGGGGTGAACAACCATTTTCAGTCAATGTTGCTTGGTTGTGCATTGGTTGCTGATGATACAAAATCAACATTTGTATGGTTGTTGAAGACATGGCTTAGAGCAATGGGTGGGCAAGGTCCTAAAGTGATTATCACTGATCAAGACCAAACCCTGAAGGCAGCAATTGGCGAAGTCTTTCCAGATGCACGTCACTGCTTTTCACTTTGGAGTATACTGGAAAAGATCCCTGAAACTCTTGCTCATGTAATCAAACGGCACGACAATTTCCTGTCTAAGTTTAACGAATGCATTTTCAAGTCCTCGACAGATGAACAGTTTGTCCTTAGATGGTGGGAGATGGTTAATAGTTTTGAACTTCAAGATGACGAATGGATCCGATTGCTGTATGATGATCGTAATAGATGGGTGCCTACTTATATAGGAGATACTTTTTTAGCTGGAATGTGCACACCTCAGCGTTCTGAAAGTATGAACTCTTTCTTCGATAAATACATACACAAGAAAATTAGTCTGAGAGAATTTGTGAAACAATATGGAACAATTCTGCAAAATAGGTATGAAGAGGAATCAATTGCAGATTTTGATACATGGCACAAACAGCCTGCATTAAAATCTCCTTCGCCTTGGGAAAAACAAATGTCAACGGTTTACACGCATGCGGTATTCAAAAAGTTCCAAGTTGAGGTTTTGGGCGTAGTTGGCTGCCAGCCAAGGAAAGAACATGAAGATGGACCAACTACTACATTCAGAGTTCAAGACTGTGAAAAGGATGAATATTTCATGGTAGCCTGGAACGAAACGAAGTCAGAGGTTTTTTGTTCCTGTCATTTGTTTGAGTACAAAGGTTTCCTTTGTAGACACACACTGATTGTTCTCCAAATGTGTGGCCTCTCAAGCATCCCATCTCATTATATTTTGAAGAGGTGGACAAAAGATGCAAAGATTAGGCAATCAATGGTTGAAGAAACAGAGCGAGTACAGACTAGGGTGCAACGCTACAATGATTTATGCAAGCGAGCCATTGAGTTGAGCGAAGAAGGATCATCATCTGAAGAAACTTATAATGTTGCTCTCCGCACTCTTGTTGAAGCTTTGAAGAATTGTGTGAATGTGAATAACTCTAATGGTACTGTCATAGAGTTCAGTGGTACTGTTCATGGTATTCGTGAAGCGGAAGAAGAGAATCAAGGAATCCCTACTGCAAAAGCAATTAGGAAGAGAAATACAAATAGGAAAAGAAAG GTGCCGGCAAAGCAAGACGGTGTACTTGTTGAATCACAAGACAGCTTGCAGCAAATG GAGAACTTAAGCTCAGACGGTATAGCCCTTAATGGATATTATGGTGCCCAACAGAATGTGCACGGACTG GTACAGTTAAACTTGATGGAGCCACCTCATGACAGTTACTATGTTAACCAGCAGAGTATGCAAGGGCTG GGACAACTGAATTCAATAGCACCCAACCATGATGGTTTCTTCGGGGCTCAGCAAAGCATTCATGGGATG TTGGACTTCAGACCATCAAGTAGTTTCAATTACAGCCTGCAG GATGATCCGCATCTGAGATCTTCGCAGTTGCATGACGATGCTTCAAGACACTCCTAA
- the LOC137739447 gene encoding protein FAR-RED IMPAIRED RESPONSE 1 isoform X1: MDRNQNLGETVVDGPEKMSGGAVNENMNMVAVAEEVQNRGGGVITSPEKDVQVFEGEADFEPCNGIEFESHEAAYSFYQEYAKSMGFTTSIKNSRRSKKSKEFIDAKFACSRYGVTPESDSGTSRRPTVKKTDCKASMHVKRRADGKWIIHEFIKEHNHELLPALAYHFRIHRNVKLAEKNNIDILHAVSERTRKMYVEMSRHSGGYQSTGFPQADTNYQFDKCRDLSLDLGDAQVLLEYFKRIQKENPNFFYAIDLNEEQRLRNLFWVDAKSRSDYKSFNDVVSFDTSYIKINDKLPFAPFVGVNNHFQSMLLGCALVADDTKSTFVWLLKTWLRAMGGQGPKVIITDQDQTLKAAIGEVFPDARHCFSLWSILEKIPETLAHVIKRHDNFLSKFNECIFKSSTDEQFVLRWWEMVNSFELQDDEWIRLLYDDRNRWVPTYIGDTFLAGMCTPQRSESMNSFFDKYIHKKISLREFVKQYGTILQNRYEEESIADFDTWHKQPALKSPSPWEKQMSTVYTHAVFKKFQVEVLGVVGCQPRKEHEDGPTTTFRVQDCEKDEYFMVAWNETKSEVFCSCHLFEYKGFLCRHTLIVLQMCGLSSIPSHYILKRWTKDAKIRQSMVEETERVQTRVQRYNDLCKRAIELSEEGSSSEETYNVALRTLVEALKNCVNVNNSNGTVIEFSGTVHGIREAEEENQGIPTAKAIRKRNTNRKRKVPAKQDGVLVESQDSLQQMENLSSDGIALNGYYGAQQNVHGLVQLNLMEPPHDSYYVNQQSMQGLGQLNSIAPNHDGFFGAQQSIHGMGQLDFRPSSSFNYSLQDDPHLRSSQLHDDASRHS; encoded by the exons ATGGATAGAAATcaaaatttgggtgaaacagTGGTGGATGGTCCAGAAAAAATGAGTGGTGGTGCAgtaaatgaaaatatgaatatgGTTGCTGTTGCGGAAGAAGTGCAGAATAGAGGTGGTGGAGTCATTACTTCTCCCGAGAAGGACGTTCAAGTGTTTGAGGGTGAAGCAGATTTTGAACCTTGTAATGGCATTGAATTCGAATCGCATGAGGCAGCATACTCATTTTATCAAGAATATGCCAAGTCTATGGGATTCACTACTTCAATCAAAAACAGCCGGCGCTCAAAGAAATCAAAGGAATTTATTGATGCCAAATTTGCATGTTCAAGATATGGAGTCACTCCAGAATCAGATAGTGGGACTAGTCGTCGACCAACTGTGAAAAAGACAGATTGCAAAGCCAGCATGCATGTGAAGAGAAGGGCAGATGGAAAGTGGATtattcatgaattcataaagGAGCATAATCATGAGCTTTTACCTGCTCTGGCATATCATTTTCGGATTCATAGGAATGTAAAGTTAGCTGAAAAGAATAATATTGACATTTTGCATGCAGTTAGTGAACGGACAAGAAAGATGTATGTTGAAATGTCTAGACACTCTGGTGGGTACCAAAGTACTGGGTTTCCTCAGGCTGACACAAACTATCAGTTTGATAAGTGCCGGGACTTGAGTCTGGATTTGGGAGATGCTCAGGTACTGCTTGAATACTTTAAGCGTATCCAGAAGGAGAATCCTAACTTCTTCTATGCTATAGATTTGAATGAAGAGCAGCGTCTGAGAAATTTGTTTTGGGTTGATGCAAAAAGTCGGAGTGATTACAAGAGTTTTAACGATGTTGTCTCTTTTGATACTTCTTACATCAAAATAAACGATAAGTTGCCATTTGCTCCTTTTGTTGGGGTGAACAACCATTTTCAGTCAATGTTGCTTGGTTGTGCATTGGTTGCTGATGATACAAAATCAACATTTGTATGGTTGTTGAAGACATGGCTTAGAGCAATGGGTGGGCAAGGTCCTAAAGTGATTATCACTGATCAAGACCAAACCCTGAAGGCAGCAATTGGCGAAGTCTTTCCAGATGCACGTCACTGCTTTTCACTTTGGAGTATACTGGAAAAGATCCCTGAAACTCTTGCTCATGTAATCAAACGGCACGACAATTTCCTGTCTAAGTTTAACGAATGCATTTTCAAGTCCTCGACAGATGAACAGTTTGTCCTTAGATGGTGGGAGATGGTTAATAGTTTTGAACTTCAAGATGACGAATGGATCCGATTGCTGTATGATGATCGTAATAGATGGGTGCCTACTTATATAGGAGATACTTTTTTAGCTGGAATGTGCACACCTCAGCGTTCTGAAAGTATGAACTCTTTCTTCGATAAATACATACACAAGAAAATTAGTCTGAGAGAATTTGTGAAACAATATGGAACAATTCTGCAAAATAGGTATGAAGAGGAATCAATTGCAGATTTTGATACATGGCACAAACAGCCTGCATTAAAATCTCCTTCGCCTTGGGAAAAACAAATGTCAACGGTTTACACGCATGCGGTATTCAAAAAGTTCCAAGTTGAGGTTTTGGGCGTAGTTGGCTGCCAGCCAAGGAAAGAACATGAAGATGGACCAACTACTACATTCAGAGTTCAAGACTGTGAAAAGGATGAATATTTCATGGTAGCCTGGAACGAAACGAAGTCAGAGGTTTTTTGTTCCTGTCATTTGTTTGAGTACAAAGGTTTCCTTTGTAGACACACACTGATTGTTCTCCAAATGTGTGGCCTCTCAAGCATCCCATCTCATTATATTTTGAAGAGGTGGACAAAAGATGCAAAGATTAGGCAATCAATGGTTGAAGAAACAGAGCGAGTACAGACTAGGGTGCAACGCTACAATGATTTATGCAAGCGAGCCATTGAGTTGAGCGAAGAAGGATCATCATCTGAAGAAACTTATAATGTTGCTCTCCGCACTCTTGTTGAAGCTTTGAAGAATTGTGTGAATGTGAATAACTCTAATGGTACTGTCATAGAGTTCAGTGGTACTGTTCATGGTATTCGTGAAGCGGAAGAAGAGAATCAAGGAATCCCTACTGCAAAAGCAATTAGGAAGAGAAATACAAATAGGAAAAGAAAG GTGCCGGCAAAGCAAGACGGTGTACTTGTTGAATCACAAGACAGCTTGCAGCAAATG GAGAACTTAAGCTCAGACGGTATAGCCCTTAATGGATATTATGGTGCCCAACAGAATGTGCACGGACTG GTACAGTTAAACTTGATGGAGCCACCTCATGACAGTTACTATGTTAACCAGCAGAGTATGCAAGGGCTG GGACAACTGAATTCAATAGCACCCAACCATGATGGTTTCTTCGGGGCTCAGCAAAGCATTCATGGGATG GGACAGTTGGACTTCAGACCATCAAGTAGTTTCAATTACAGCCTGCAG GATGATCCGCATCTGAGATCTTCGCAGTTGCATGACGATGCTTCAAGACACTCCTAA
- the LOC137740478 gene encoding VQ motif-containing protein 22-like: TQICFSSFLSDLSLSLSLSLSLSLSTISSSTGTMSNNPNDQWFQFYTQNLNSSTPASMFCQDQVSDATDVTTTTTTSSLPGHAGLGHPSSSTNNSLSPDQGRVSKPARKRSRASRRTPTTLLSTDTTNFRAMVQQFTGGPTTASFPTGASNLSFGLGPTRPQNFVVPPGAAGYYPLQPQQQQLLQQQQQQYQQRQSQQYLFSLNNNNDNVNGGDHGFLERLSSRVGPTNMVMGLSSDHDHHEFLREGAASQVPSSARPPSSNTSANENRSYMF; the protein is encoded by the coding sequence ACTCAAATTTGTTTTTCCTCATTTCtctctgatctctctctctctctctctctctctctctctctctctctctcgacaaTAAGTAGTAGTACCGGAACCATGTCCAATAACCCTAATGATCAGTGGTTCCAATTCTACACCCAAAACCTCAATTCTTCTACTCCTGCTTCAATGTTTTGCCAGGATCAAGTCTCTGATGCCACCGACGTCACCACGACCACTACAACTTCATCTTTACCGGGTCATGCCGGTTTAGGTCACCCGAGCTCCAGCACCAACAACAGCTTGAGCCCGGATCAAGGCCGAGTTTCGAAGCCGGCTCGGAAAAGGTCTAGAGCCTCAAGAAGAACTCCCACCACGCTACTCAGCACGGACACTACCAACTTTCGTGCCATGGTGCAGCAATTCACTGGGGGTCCTACTACGGCGTCGTTTCCCACTGGTGCGTCGAATCTTAGCTTTGGCCTCGGCCCCACCAGGCCACAGAACTTTGTTGTGCCTCCCGGGGCGGCGGGGTACTATCCTCTACAGCCTCAGCAGCAACAACTCTTgcaacaacaacagcaacaatACCAACAACGTCAGAGCCAGCAATACTTGTTTTCGCTGAACAACAACAACGACAACGTTAACGGTGGAGATCATGGGTTTCTTGAGAGATTGTCATCAAGAGTGGGGCCCACAAACATGGTGATGGGACTGTCGTCCGATCATGATCATCATGAGTTTCTGAGGGAGGGTGCTGCATCCCAAGTGCCTTCTTCTGCTAGGCCGCCCAGTTCTAATACTTCTGCCAATGAGAACAGGAGTTACATGTTTTGA
- the LOC137738895 gene encoding probable pectinesterase 8 yields MSLKTTFLTYFFAIFAILLASRNLISIPKSSSLKYFVNLSDLSTSSSVPNIISLLIPQNIFARHHKKHEDGGKIGSICDGFPRGFPPPDTNTTSYLCVDRNGCCNFTLVQAAVDAVPTPSPKRTIIWINKGIYYEKVTVPKTKPNITFQGQGYETTAISWNDTANSSHGTFYSGSVQVFADNFVAKNISFMNVAPIPKPGDVGAQAVAIRISGDQAAFLGCGFFGAQDTLHDDRGRHYFKDCYIQGSIDFIFGNGRSLYENCQLISMSNPVPLGTKSINGAVTAHGRASKDDNTGYAFVNCFIGGTGRVWLGRAWRPFSRVVFASTTMTDIIAPEGWNDFNDPTRDQTIFYGEYNCLGAGANMSLRAPYVQKLNDTQASLFLNVSFIDGGDWLQSNINY; encoded by the exons ATGAGTCTCAAAACCACTTTCCTAACAtatttttttgccatttttgcAATTTTATTGGCATCTCGAAATCTCATAAGTATTCCAAAATCGTCATCCCTCAAATACTTTGTCAACCTTAGTGATCTCAGCACCTCATCCTCAGTGCCCAATATTATTTCTCTTCTCATCCCACAAAACATATTTGCTAGGCATCACAAAAAACATGAGGATGGGGGAAAAATAGGATCCATTTGTGATGGATTTCCACGTGGTTTTCCTCCTCCAGACACCAACACAACCTCCTACCTTTGTGTTGATCGAAATGGGTGTTGCAATTTCACATTGGTTCAAGCAGCTGTTGATGCAGTTCCAACTCCTAGCCCGAAGAGAACAATAATTTGGATTAATAAGGGCATTTACTA TGAGAAAGTCACGGttccaaaaaccaaaccaaatataaCATTTCAAGGACAAGGGTATGAAACGACCGCAATATCATGGAACGACACAGCCAATTCATCGCATGGCACATTTTACAGTGGCTCAGTTCAAGTTTTTGCTGACAACTTTGTTGCTAAGAACATAAGCTTCATG AATGTGGCTCCAATTCCGAAGCCTGGAGATGTGGGAGCTCAAGCTGTAGCGATCAGAATATCAGGAGACCAAGCAGCATTCTTGGGTTGTGGGTTCTTTGGAGCTCAAGACACCCTTCACGATGATAGGGGCCGCCATTACTTTAAGGATTGCTATATCCAGGGCTCCATTGATTTCATCTTTGGCAATGGAAGGTCATTGTATGAG AATTGCCAGTTGATTTCGATGTCAAACCCAGTACCCCTAGGAACAAAGAGCATAAACGGCGCGGTAACAGCGCACGGCAGAGCTTCCAAGGATGACAACACTGGCTATGCATTTGTCAACTGCTTTATTGGAGGGACTGGAAGAGTATGGCTGGGTCGAGCATGGAGGCCTTTCTCTCGAGTGGTTTTTGCCAGCACTACGATGACTGACATTATAGCTCCTGAAGGGTGGAATGACTTCAATGATCCAACAAGAGACCA GACTATTTTCTATGGAGAATACAATTGCTTAGGTGCAGGAGCAAATATGAGCTTGCGTGCGCCTTATGTACAGAAGCTCAATGACACACAAGCTTCTCTTTTCCTTAATGTGTCTTTCATTGATGGGGGAGATTGGTTGCAGTccaatattaattattaa
- the LOC137739634 gene encoding choline-phosphate cytidylyltransferase 2-like, which yields MAEVEPNHTNGTSNGSTNSNSNPADQPDRLVRVYADGIYDLFHFGHARSLEQAKKSFPNTYLLVGCCNDETTHKFKGKTVMTESERYESLRHCKWVDEVIPDAPWVINQEFLDKHEIDFVAHDSLPYADASGAGKDVYEFVKAVGRFKETKRTDGISTSDIIMRIVKDYNQYVLRNLDRGYTRKELGVSFVKEKRLRVNLRLKKLQEKVKEHQEKVGEKFQTVAMHRNEWVENADRWVAGFLEMFEEGCHKMGTAIRDRIQESLRGHQSGEKYLLENGKVDSDDGQEYYDEDDDEEYYDDEEYYDDEEYYQEVYGKDGNNGNEKENEKEKKEDVKVK from the exons ATGGCAGAGGTCGAGCCCAATCATACTAACGGCACCAGCAACGGCAGTACCAATTCGAATTCCAACCCCGCCGATCAGCCGGACCGCCTTGTTCGTGTCTACGCCGATGGGATCTACGATCTCTTCCACTTCGGCCACGCTCGCTCGCTCGAGCAGGCCAAGAAATC GTTCCCTAACACCTATCTCCTCGTCGGTTGTTGTAATGATGAAACCACTCACAAGTTCAAAGGCAAAACTGTCATGACAGAGTCTGAACGTTATGAATCTCTTCGCCATTGCAA GTGGGTAGATGAAGTCATTCCTGATGCACCTTGGGTGATCAATCAAGAATTTCTTGACAAGCATGAGATTGACTTTGTAGCCCATGACTCTCTACC TTATGCTGATGCAAGTGGAGCTGGGAAAGATGTGTACGAATTT GTCAAAGCCGTGGGAAGGTTTAAGGAAACAAAGAGAACTGATGGAATTTCAACATCGGACATTATAATGAGAATTGTAAAAGATTATAACCAGTATGTGTTGCGTAACTTGGATCGTGGATATACAAGAAAAGAGCTTGGTGTTAGTTTCGTGAAG GAAAAGCGATTAAGGGTGAACTTGAGATTGAAGAAGTTACAAGAGAAAGTGAAGGAACATCAAGAAAAAGTTGGAGAGAAG TTTCAAACTGTTGCTATGCATCGTAATGAATGGGTTGAAAATGCTGATCGCTGGGTTGCTGGATTTCTTGAGATGTTTGAAGAAGGTTGCCATAAAATG GGGACAGCCATCAGAGATCGAATTCAAGAGAGCTTACGAGGGCACCAGTCGGGAGAAAAATATCTGCTGGAAAATGGTAAGGTGGACAGTGATGATGGACAAGAATATTACGATGAGGATGATGACGAAGAATACTACGACGATGAAGAATACTATGACGATGAAGAATATTATCAAGAGGTATACGGGAAAGATGGGAACAATGGGAACGAAAAGGAGAAcgaaaaggagaaaaaggaggATGTGAAAGTAAAGTAG